Within the Enterobacter roggenkampii genome, the region GCTATCGGGCTATTTCCGAACACCTCGAGCCAGGCAAAATTCAGTCGGATGTCTGGTTTACGTTGATTTATCCATAACACCTGCGAACACATTATTAAAGGTACGGTTGTGATGAATACCCTAATTAAACCAGGACTTTTTTTATCGTTTATTTTAATGATGGTTTCTGCCTGCGCGAATGCATCCGGCGGTATTGCGCTGGGAGCCACCCGCGTTATTTACCCGGCGGACGCGAAGCAAACGTCGCTGGCGATCACCAACAGCAATAAACAGGAGCGCTATTTAATTAACGCGTGGATCGAAAATGCGAACGGGCAAAAAGAAAAAACATTTGCCGTCACGCCGCCCCTGTTTGTTAGCGAGCCGGACAGTGAAAACACGCTGCGCATTATTTACGCCGGGCCTGCGCTGCCTGCCGACCGTGAATCGCTGTTTTACATGAACGTGAAAGCGATCCCGTCAGTGAACAAAGCCAAAACGGAAAACAATAACGTGCTGCAGCTGGCTATTCTCTCGCGCATCAAGCTGTTTGTGCGCCCGAACAACCTGGCAATGCAGCCGGAAGAGGCGCTTTCCCAGCTGCGGTTTGAGCGCGCGGGTAACCATCTCAAAGTCAGCAACGCGTCTCCGTATTACATCACCCTCGTCAATCTGAAGCTGGGCGGGAAGACGCTGGATAACCTGATGGTGGCGCCGAAAAGCGCGGCACAGCAGGTGCTGCCAGCCGGTGCCGGCGGCACGCTCTCCTGGCAGAGCGTGAATGACTACGGTGCCATCACGCCGGCGCGTAGCGTCAACCTGTGAGCAGAGTCAGGGCGATGAAAAACCATCAGGGACGTTACTGCCCGGTTGCACTGGCGCTGATGGCTGCGCTCTGGCCGCAGGCTGGCTGGAGCGAAAGCTATTTCAACCCGGCCTTCCTGTCCGACGACACCGCCAGCGTGGCGGATTTGTCGCGTTTTGAACAAGGACACCAGCAGGCACCCGGCGTTTATCGCGTGGATATCTGGCGTAACGATGAATTTATCGGGACTCAGGACGTGCGTTTTGAGCAGGCAGAGAACACGCCGCCGGTGGCGGGCGGGCTATCGCCGTGTATTACGCGCGCGATGCTGGACCGCTTTGGCGTCAACGTTGCGGCGTTTCCCGAGCTGGCTCAGGTCCAGGGTGAGGCCTGCGTCCCGTTGACCACGGCCATTCCCGGCAGCGAAACGGTATTCAACTTTGCCTCACAGCGCCTGAACGTTAGCCTGCCGCAGGTGGCATTGCAGAACAGCGCCCGGGGCTACATTCCGCCGGAACAGTGGGATGAAGGCATTCCCGCCGCGCTGCTGAACTACAGCTTTACGGGCAACCGGGGCAGCGAAGACGACAGCTATTACCTCAACCTGCAGAGCGGGCTGAACTATGGCGCCTGGCGCCTGCGCAACAACGGCGCATGGCGATACACGCAGACCAACGGGCAGCGGCACAGCGAGTGGCAGAATATTGGCACCTGGGCGCAGCGCACCGTGATCCCGCTGAAAAGCGAACTGGTCCTGGGCGACAGCAATACCGGTAATGACGTCTTCGACAGCATGGGGTTCCGCGGCGGACGGCTCTTCTCGTCTGACAGCATGTATCCGGACAGCCTGCAGGGCTACGCGCCCACCGTACGCGGGATCGCCCGGACGCCCGCCAAAGTGGTGGTGCGTCAGAATGGCTACGTGATCTATCAAAGCTATGTGCAGCCGGGCGCATTTGCGATTACCGATCTCAACCCCACCTCCTCAAGCGGTGACCTGGAAGTGACGGTAGAAGAGAAAGACGGTACCCAGCAGCGCTATACCGTGCCGTACTCCACCGTGCCGCTTCTGCAGCGTGAAGGGCGCTGGAAGTATGACCTCGTCGCGGGGGATTACCGCAGCGGTAACAGCGATCAGGATACGCCGTTCTTCACCCAGGGCACCCTGATTACCGGGCTTGCCAACGGCTTTACGCTCTACGGCGGAACGCAGCTGGCGTCACGCTATACCGCGGTCGCCGTCGGGGCCGGAAAAAACCTGGGCGACTGGGGCGCGGTTTCGCTCGATATCACCCACGCCCGCAGCCAGCTCGCGGACGACAGCAAGCATGAAGGACAGTCCCTGCGCTTCCTCTATGCGAAATCCCTTAACGGCTTTGGCACCAACTTCCAGCTGCTGGGCTACCGTTACTCCACAAAAGGGTTTTACACCCTGGACGATGTGGCATGGCGCTCAATGGAAGGCTATCAGTATGCCGACAGCCAGGACGATAACGATGTGCCGGACGTGCAGAGCTATCACAACCTGACGTGGAATAAAAAAGGCCGCTTCCAGCTTAACGTTTCTCAGTCGCTGGGGGATTACGGCTCGGTCTATATCTCCGGCAGCGAGCAGACCTACTGGGGTACCGACGAGTCGAACCTCTGGTACCAGCTGGGGTATGCGGGGGGCATGAAGGGGATCAACTACTCCGTTTCGTGGTCGTGGAACAAATCCGTCGGGATCGACGGCACCGACCGGATCGCGTCGTTTAACGTCTCCGTGCCGTTCAGTATCTTTACCCGTCAGGG harbors:
- the fimC gene encoding type 1 fimbria chaperone FimC gives rise to the protein MNTLIKPGLFLSFILMMVSACANASGGIALGATRVIYPADAKQTSLAITNSNKQERYLINAWIENANGQKEKTFAVTPPLFVSEPDSENTLRIIYAGPALPADRESLFYMNVKAIPSVNKAKTENNNVLQLAILSRIKLFVRPNNLAMQPEEALSQLRFERAGNHLKVSNASPYYITLVNLKLGGKTLDNLMVAPKSAAQQVLPAGAGGTLSWQSVNDYGAITPARSVNL
- a CDS encoding fimbrial biogenesis usher protein, coding for MKNHQGRYCPVALALMAALWPQAGWSESYFNPAFLSDDTASVADLSRFEQGHQQAPGVYRVDIWRNDEFIGTQDVRFEQAENTPPVAGGLSPCITRAMLDRFGVNVAAFPELAQVQGEACVPLTTAIPGSETVFNFASQRLNVSLPQVALQNSARGYIPPEQWDEGIPAALLNYSFTGNRGSEDDSYYLNLQSGLNYGAWRLRNNGAWRYTQTNGQRHSEWQNIGTWAQRTVIPLKSELVLGDSNTGNDVFDSMGFRGGRLFSSDSMYPDSLQGYAPTVRGIARTPAKVVVRQNGYVIYQSYVQPGAFAITDLNPTSSSGDLEVTVEEKDGTQQRYTVPYSTVPLLQREGRWKYDLVAGDYRSGNSDQDTPFFTQGTLITGLANGFTLYGGTQLASRYTAVAVGAGKNLGDWGAVSLDITHARSQLADDSKHEGQSLRFLYAKSLNGFGTNFQLLGYRYSTKGFYTLDDVAWRSMEGYQYADSQDDNDVPDVQSYHNLTWNKKGRFQLNVSQSLGDYGSVYISGSEQTYWGTDESNLWYQLGYAGGMKGINYSVSWSWNKSVGIDGTDRIASFNVSVPFSIFTRQGYRRDSAIDRAYATASASRNSDGDTSWQTGVSGTLLEDRNLNYSVTQGHTSTNGSSGSASANWQATYGTLGVGYNYSDDQHDLNWQLSGGVVGHADGVTFSQPLGDTNVLIKAPGASGVSVENQTGVRTDWRGYAVMPYATVYRYNRVALDTNTMSNNTDIENNVSSVVPTKGALVRASFDTRIGVRALLTVTRGNQPVPFGAVVRETRSGVTSMVGDDGQIYLSGLPLEGELLIQWGDGAQSQCRAPYSLPEKSLQQAITMKGIRCE